One stretch of Pseudomonas azotoformans DNA includes these proteins:
- the argB gene encoding acetylglutamate kinase, with the protein MTLEREAAANTAKVLSEALPYIRRYVGKTLVIKYGGNAMESDELKTGFARDIVLMKAVGINPVVVHGGGPQIGDLLKRLSIESHFIDGMRVTDAQTMDVVEMVLGGQVNKDIVNLINRHGGSAIGLTGKDAELIRAKKLTVTRQTPEMTQPEIIDIGQVGEVVGVNTDLLNLLVKGDFIPVIAPIGVGANGESYNINADLVAGKVAEALKAEKLMLLTNIAGLMDKQGKVLTGLTTQQVDDLIADGTIYGGMLPKIRCALEAVQGGVGSSLIIDGRVPNAVLLEIFTDTGMGTLISNRKRP; encoded by the coding sequence ATGACCCTCGAACGCGAAGCCGCTGCCAACACTGCCAAGGTCCTGTCCGAAGCGTTGCCTTACATCCGACGCTACGTCGGCAAGACGCTGGTGATCAAGTACGGCGGCAATGCCATGGAAAGCGACGAGCTGAAAACCGGCTTTGCCCGCGACATCGTGTTGATGAAAGCCGTGGGGATCAACCCGGTGGTGGTGCACGGCGGCGGCCCGCAAATCGGCGACCTGCTCAAGCGCCTGTCGATCGAGAGTCACTTCATCGATGGCATGCGCGTCACTGACGCGCAGACCATGGACGTGGTGGAGATGGTCCTCGGCGGCCAGGTCAACAAAGACATTGTCAACCTGATCAACCGCCATGGCGGCAGCGCCATCGGCCTGACCGGCAAGGACGCGGAGTTGATCCGCGCGAAAAAGCTGACGGTGACCCGTCAGACACCGGAGATGACCCAGCCGGAAATCATCGACATCGGCCAGGTGGGCGAAGTGGTAGGCGTCAACACCGACCTGCTGAACCTGTTGGTCAAGGGCGACTTCATCCCGGTGATCGCGCCGATCGGCGTGGGCGCCAATGGCGAGTCCTACAACATCAACGCCGACCTGGTGGCCGGCAAGGTGGCCGAAGCGCTGAAGGCTGAAAAGCTGATGCTGCTGACCAACATCGCCGGCCTGATGGACAAGCAAGGCAAGGTGCTGACCGGCCTGACCACCCAACAGGTGGACGACCTGATCGCCGACGGCACTATCTACGGCGGCATGCTGCCGAAGATCCGCTGCGCGCTGGAAGCGGTGCAAGGCGGCGTCGGCAGCTCGTTGATCATCGATGGCCGCGTGCCGAATGCGGTACTGCTGGAGATCTTCACGGATACCGGCATGGGTACGTTGATCAGTAACCGCAAGCGTCCTTAA
- the pyrE gene encoding orotate phosphoribosyltransferase — protein sequence MQAYQRDFIRFAIDRGVLRFGEFTLKSGRTSPYFFNAGLFNTGSALAQLGRFYAAAIVESGISFDVLFGPAYKGIPLAAATAVALAEHHGQDLPWCFNRKEAKAHGEGGSLVGAPLKGDVLIIDDVITAGTAIREVMQIIASQDGAKAAGVLIALNRQERGNGELSAIQEVERDFGIPVVSIVSLNQVLQFLEDDPQLKQHLPAVKAYREQFGV from the coding sequence ATGCAGGCGTATCAACGCGATTTCATTCGTTTTGCCATCGATCGCGGCGTTTTGCGCTTCGGTGAGTTCACCCTGAAGTCCGGGCGCACCAGCCCGTACTTCTTCAATGCAGGCTTGTTCAACACAGGTTCGGCCCTGGCTCAACTGGGTCGTTTCTACGCGGCAGCCATCGTTGAAAGCGGTATTTCCTTCGACGTACTGTTTGGCCCGGCCTACAAGGGTATTCCCCTGGCGGCGGCGACTGCCGTGGCCCTGGCGGAACATCATGGCCAGGACCTGCCTTGGTGCTTCAACCGCAAAGAGGCCAAGGCCCACGGCGAAGGCGGCAGCCTGGTCGGAGCTCCGCTCAAGGGTGACGTGCTGATCATCGACGATGTGATCACCGCCGGCACCGCTATCCGCGAAGTGATGCAGATCATTGCTTCCCAGGACGGCGCCAAGGCCGCCGGCGTGCTGATCGCGCTGAACCGCCAGGAGCGTGGCAACGGTGAGTTGTCGGCCATCCAGGAAGTGGAGCGTGATTTCGGCATTCCAGTCGTGAGCATCGTGTCGTTGAACCAGGTGTTGCAGTTCCTGGAAGATGATCCGCAGCTCAAGCAGCACCTGCCGGCGGTGAAGGCGTATCGCGAGCAGTTTGGCGTCTGA
- a CDS encoding exodeoxyribonuclease III, whose product MRIISVNVNGIQAAVERGLLSWLQAQNADVICLQDTRASAFELDDPAFQLDGYFLYACDAEVPTQGGVALYSRLQPKAVISGLGFETADRYGRYLQADFDKVSIATLLLPSGQNGDEDLNQKFKLMDDFARYLDKQRRKRREYIYCGSLYVAQQKLDIKNWRDSQQSPGFLAPERAWMDEIVGNMGYVDALREVSREGDQYSWWPDNEQAEMLNLGWRFDYQLLTPGLRRFVRSARLPRQPRFSQHAPLIVDYDWTLTI is encoded by the coding sequence ATGCGGATCATCAGTGTGAACGTTAATGGTATTCAGGCTGCAGTCGAGCGTGGTTTGCTCAGTTGGCTGCAAGCCCAGAATGCCGACGTCATCTGCCTGCAGGATACCCGCGCCTCCGCCTTTGAACTGGACGACCCAGCCTTCCAACTGGATGGCTACTTCCTTTATGCCTGCGATGCCGAAGTGCCCACCCAAGGTGGCGTAGCTTTGTATTCGCGGTTGCAACCCAAGGCGGTCATCAGCGGCCTCGGCTTCGAGACAGCCGACCGCTACGGGCGCTACCTGCAAGCCGATTTCGACAAGGTCAGCATCGCGACCTTGCTGCTTCCTTCGGGGCAGAACGGCGATGAAGACTTGAACCAGAAGTTCAAGCTAATGGACGATTTCGCCCGTTACCTGGATAAACAGCGACGCAAACGTCGCGAGTACATTTATTGTGGCTCGCTGTACGTGGCGCAACAGAAGCTGGATATCAAAAACTGGCGCGACAGCCAGCAATCCCCGGGCTTCCTGGCGCCGGAACGGGCCTGGATGGACGAGATTGTCGGCAACATGGGTTATGTGGATGCCCTGCGCGAAGTCAGCCGCGAAGGCGACCAGTACAGCTGGTGGCCGGATAACGAACAGGCTGAGATGCTCAACCTGGGCTGGCGCTTCGACTACCAGTTGCTGACCCCGGGTCTGCGCCGGTTCGTTCGCAGCGCACGCCTGCCGCGCCAGCCACGCTTTTCGCAGCACGCGCCGCTGATCGTGGACTACGACTGGACACTGACCATCTGA
- a CDS encoding DUF4870 domain-containing protein: MNHNSQMPVPTPSYEVRQGAMLCHLAAFLGFVFPFGSVVGPLILWQMKKEVDPFIDDQGKEALNFQITVAIAWIACMVLAFAVIGFFLMFALAIATVVLTIIGSIKANKGIAYRYPLTWRVIK, translated from the coding sequence ATGAATCACAACAGCCAAATGCCGGTGCCGACGCCTTCCTACGAAGTGCGCCAGGGCGCGATGTTGTGCCATCTCGCGGCGTTTCTGGGGTTTGTGTTCCCCTTCGGCAGCGTCGTTGGGCCACTGATCCTGTGGCAGATGAAGAAAGAAGTGGACCCGTTCATTGATGATCAGGGCAAGGAAGCCCTGAACTTCCAGATCACCGTCGCCATCGCCTGGATCGCTTGCATGGTGCTGGCTTTCGCGGTGATTGGTTTTTTCCTGATGTTCGCCCTGGCGATCGCCACGGTGGTGCTGACCATCATTGGCAGCATCAAGGCCAACAAGGGTATCGCCTACCGCTATCCCTTGACTTGGCGTGTGATCAAATAA
- the rph gene encoding ribonuclease PH, producing MKRPSGRAADQLRSIRITRNYTKHAEGSVLVEFGDTKVICTVSVENGVPRFLKGQGQGWLTAEYGMLPRATGERNQREASRGKQGGRTLEIQRLIGRSLRAALDMSKLGDVTLYVDCDVIQADGGTRTASITGAMVALVDALKVIKKRGGLKGGDPLKQMIAAVSVGMYQGEPVLDLDYLEDSAAETDLNVVMTSTGGFIEVQGTAEGAPFQPAELNAMLALAQKGMTEIFELQNAALAD from the coding sequence ATGAAACGTCCAAGTGGTCGCGCTGCCGATCAGCTCCGCTCGATCCGCATCACCCGCAACTACACCAAACACGCCGAGGGATCCGTACTGGTCGAGTTTGGCGATACCAAGGTGATCTGCACCGTCAGCGTCGAAAACGGCGTACCGCGCTTTCTTAAAGGCCAGGGCCAGGGCTGGCTGACCGCCGAGTACGGCATGTTGCCGCGCGCCACCGGCGAGCGTAACCAGCGTGAAGCCAGTCGTGGCAAGCAAGGTGGCCGCACCCTGGAAATCCAGCGCCTGATCGGTCGTTCCCTGCGCGCCGCCCTGGACATGTCCAAGCTGGGCGACGTGACCCTGTACGTCGACTGCGACGTGATCCAGGCCGACGGCGGTACCCGCACCGCGTCCATCACTGGTGCCATGGTGGCCCTGGTTGACGCGCTGAAAGTGATCAAGAAGCGTGGCGGCCTCAAGGGCGGTGATCCGCTCAAGCAAATGATCGCCGCTGTTTCGGTCGGTATGTACCAGGGCGAGCCTGTGCTGGACCTGGACTACCTGGAAGACTCGGCTGCCGAGACCGACCTGAACGTGGTGATGACCAGCACCGGTGGTTTCATCGAAGTGCAGGGCACCGCCGAAGGCGCGCCATTCCAGCCGGCCGAACTGAACGCGATGCTGGCCCTGGCCCAGAAAGGCATGACCGAGATCTTCGAACTGCAGAACGCCGCCCTGGCTGACTGA